In Methanobrevibacter millerae, one genomic interval encodes:
- a CDS encoding acyltransferase: MEYGGSFPVAVCTFQREKPKNESDASLDSIFAYERWYLLIIDMEKKISMSKNRIEWIDLVRAIAIMTVLYIHATDGIFIISSDAIMNYTIYSRIFNFASLFIGRIGVPFFLMITGYLLLDRAYDDERVRKFWTKNCNGLIIVTVIWAIIYAVSLMLVGANSAQVNVAEAGNLFFSHMWYMPMIIGMYLSMPFVASALKHFDRETIWQATVVFTLLAFLLPFISLLLDMHGIQNVNIQYCLGFSGGIYGIYIILGYLVKKDKFKNISSWIWVLITIVSFAICVLFQYYAFVRGYDFALWYEFPFILTGSFALFELCSRMGEVRAFPLVSFLSKYSFAVFLVHNLFRLPLLPLVVQLPYSEPVKAIVLWILLIILSYIAVVIIYRIPKFGKFILYMR, from the coding sequence ATGGAATATGGGGGTTCATTCCCTGTTGCTGTTTGCACCTTTCAAAGGGAAAAGCCGAAAAACGAAAGCGACGCAAGCCTTGATTCCATTTTTGCCTACGAACGTTGGTACTTATTAATAATTGATATGGAGAAAAAAATTTCAATGAGTAAAAATAGGATTGAATGGATTGATCTCGTACGGGCAATTGCAATCATGACCGTTTTATACATTCACGCAACGGACGGGATTTTTATCATATCTTCAGATGCGATTATGAATTACACGATATATTCAAGGATATTCAATTTCGCATCACTATTTATTGGCCGTATCGGGGTTCCGTTCTTTTTAATGATTACGGGCTATCTGCTGCTGGACAGGGCCTATGATGACGAGCGGGTTCGCAAGTTCTGGACCAAAAACTGCAATGGATTAATCATAGTCACGGTCATTTGGGCAATCATCTATGCAGTCAGCCTGATGCTCGTCGGGGCCAATTCTGCTCAGGTTAACGTTGCCGAAGCCGGAAACCTCTTTTTCAGCCACATGTGGTATATGCCGATGATTATCGGAATGTATCTGTCAATGCCCTTTGTTGCAAGCGCCCTCAAGCACTTTGACAGGGAAACCATCTGGCAGGCAACGGTGGTATTCACGCTTTTGGCCTTTCTCCTTCCGTTCATTTCATTGCTTCTTGACATGCACGGAATTCAAAACGTCAATATCCAGTATTGTCTCGGATTCAGTGGCGGAATCTATGGTATCTACATAATTCTGGGATATCTGGTTAAAAAAGATAAATTTAAAAACATTTCCAGTTGGATTTGGGTATTAATCACAATAGTATCATTTGCAATATGCGTTCTCTTCCAGTATTATGCATTTGTAAGGGGATACGATTTCGCCTTATGGTATGAGTTCCCGTTCATTCTCACAGGTTCATTTGCGCTGTTTGAATTGTGTTCAAGAATGGGTGAGGTAAGGGCATTTCCACTGGTTTCATTCCTGTCCAAATATTCATTTGCAGTGTTTTTAGTGCACAACCTGTTCAGACTGCCTCTGCTTCCGCTGGTTGTTCAGCTGCCTTATTCAGAGCCTGTAAAAGCCATAGTCCTTTGGATTTTATTAATAATCTTAAGCTATATTGCAGTTGTGATTATCTATAGAATCCCAAAATTCGGTAAGTTTATACTTTATATGAGATAA
- a CDS encoding alpha/beta hydrolase fold domain-containing protein yields MSSEKSFIAKMAEIILKFTKPDYMDSKQKVDDFINDRLDSPQKPVKSIFKSIDFNGTQVFTFGDENSENAILYVHGGAYINEVNYQHLLYCRKLSGKLDSYVVVPVYPLAPLHKVEETYEVIGELYKSLMSRQNLIVMGDSAGGGFVHSFCQHLKSINLAQPQKIITFSPWVDISMGNPPYDSANDPILGEIGLREIGKSWAGEMDVKDYRVSPLFGDNEGLADCLIFAGEKEIFYRDIKKYVEKLESDGVNVKFITGQGLFHIYPLFPIPEAKKAFKELEKEIMQ; encoded by the coding sequence ATGTCATCTGAAAAATCATTTATTGCAAAAATGGCTGAAATCATTTTAAAATTCACCAAACCCGATTATATGGATTCAAAACAAAAGGTAGATGATTTTATAAATGATAGGCTTGACTCACCCCAAAAACCAGTTAAAAGCATTTTCAAAAGCATTGATTTTAATGGAACGCAGGTTTTCACTTTCGGCGATGAAAACTCCGAAAACGCAATACTGTATGTGCATGGGGGAGCATACATCAATGAAGTTAACTATCAGCATTTGTTATATTGCCGCAAGCTATCCGGAAAACTGGACTCTTATGTGGTAGTGCCCGTTTACCCGCTCGCCCCTTTGCATAAAGTGGAGGAAACATATGAAGTGATTGGTGAACTGTATAAAAGTTTAATGTCAAGGCAAAATCTTATAGTTATGGGAGACTCAGCAGGAGGAGGCTTTGTCCATTCATTCTGCCAGCACCTTAAAAGCATTAATTTAGCCCAGCCTCAAAAGATAATAACCTTTTCGCCATGGGTTGACATTTCAATGGGAAATCCACCATATGACAGCGCAAACGATCCGATTTTAGGCGAAATCGGGCTTCGGGAAATCGGAAAGTCCTGGGCAGGAGAAATGGACGTAAAAGACTACAGGGTAAGTCCATTATTTGGTGATAATGAAGGTCTGGCCGACTGTCTTATTTTTGCTGGTGAAAAGGAGATATTTTATAGGGACATCAAAAAATACGTTGAAAAGCTTGAATCCGACGGTGTTAACGTGAAATTTATAACAGGTCAGGGCTTGTTTCACATTTATCCGTTATTCCCCATACCCGAGGCAAAAAAAGCGTTTAAAGAATTAGAAAAAGAGATAATGCAATGA